The following proteins are co-located in the Argopecten irradians isolate NY chromosome 9, Ai_NY, whole genome shotgun sequence genome:
- the LOC138331345 gene encoding nucleoside hydrolase-like codes for MPSPQKVIIDVDTGVDDAQAIILALSRPDVLDVLAVTCVQGNVDITNVCRNTLRVLSVCDRLNVPVYKGCEKPLTGEGPDATHYHGRDGMGDVANPEPVDMNLIQSEHATLALLRLVNQYPGEITLVALAPLTNIAVALRLDPDFGKKLKEMVIMGGNVQGKGNTSPAAEFNFRSDPEAAHVVLKEIGCPILLVPWETCADNGQSWTWTENWLKTDTRKGHFQNSIVQYSIGRLKSANRSHYRSCDLLAMAFIIDRSVATETEEFYGEVEMSGSITRGQLVCDWRKVMGRKVNIKAVTAVSVEKARVLYDAMLL; via the exons ATGCCCAGCCCCCAGAAAGTCATCATTGATGTGGACACTGGTGTTGATGATGCCCAGGCCATCATTCTGGCGCTCTCAAGGCCGGATGTTCTAGATGTGCTGGCGGTTACGTGTGTCCAGGGAAATGTCGACATAACCAATGTCTGTAGGAACACACTAAGAGTTCTATCTGTGTGTGACAGACTTAAT GTGCCCGTATACAAAGGTTGTGAAAAACCACTTACCGGCGAGGGTCCAGATGCGACACATTACCACGGCAGAGACGGTATGGGAGATGTAGCCAATCCGGAGCCAGTTGACATGAACCTCATCCAATCAGAACACGCGACTCTAGCTCTATTACGATTGGTAAACCAGTATCCAG gggagataactttagtTGCCTTAGCTCCTCTTACCAACATAGCAGTAGCGTTGAGACTTGATCCAGACTTCGGAAAGAAGCTGAAGGAGATGGTGATAATGGGAGGAAACGTTCAAG GAAAAGGAAACACGTCCCCAGCAGCGGAATTTAATTTCCGGAGTGACCCAGAGGCGGCCCACGTGGTATTAAAAGAGATAGGATGTCCTATCCTGCTGGTTCCCTGGGAGACATGTGCAGACAATGGACAGTCATGG ACATGGACAGAGAACTGGCTTAAAACAGATACTAGGAAGGGACATTTTCAAAACAGCATTGTTCAATATTCCATCGGACGCTTAAAATCTGCGAATAGATCACATTATAGATCATGTGATTTACTGGCCATGGCTTTCATAATTGATAGATCAGTTGCCACGGAAACTGAAGAGTTTTATGGCGAGGTAGAAATGAGTGGAAGCATTACACGCGGGCAACTCGTTTGTGATTGGAGAAAAGTTATGGGTCGAAAGGTCAATATCAAAGCTGTTACAGCGGTCAGTGTGGAAAAGGCGAGAGTGTTATATGATGCAATGCTTCTATAA